A stretch of DNA from Arachis hypogaea cultivar Tifrunner chromosome 19, arahy.Tifrunner.gnm2.J5K5, whole genome shotgun sequence:
CCTAAATTAGTTAATTCCCAACCTATGAATGGTTAATACAAAAGACAAACTTAATAAAAACAATGTTTCAGAAAATCGGAGTTATATAAAGTAATCAACATGAAATACAAACCAAGCTTTCAAAGATAAGGTTTTAGAAGTTCTTCCAGCTCCAACCTGAGACGGACTCTTTCTTCATTGATTGAGCTGAATACCAGAATTTCCTCACGTTCTTCGATCTGTAATTTCTCGTATTTTCTTTTAAGTTCAGCTCGAGTACTTTCCATTTCGCACAATTCTCGATTAAGGTCTTTCTTTCTCTTGTCAGCTTTGAGGAAACGATTCCGCAGTGAAGCTATGTCCGCCCGGACTCCAGCAAGTTCTTTTTCGAGTTCTTCTTCCCGACAGACCAGTTGATCAAGGGCTTTAGCAGCATGAGCAACAttagtttcatattttttataattcttttgGGAAGATGCATACGATACATCAAGGTGTACAGATTCTGTTTCAATTTGAGACAATTCCTTTTTCAAGTCGGCAAGCTTGTTGTGAGAGACGAGCGAGTTGTTGATAAAGTTCTTGAATTTCTGCACTTGCTTGGAGAAGCTGATGGGCACATGATATTCAAGAGTGGAGCTCAAGATTTCGGAAAGCAGGTTGTTGAGGTCATCTTGATTTAGCCACTCGTCAACGGTGTGCTTCGAGAAATCGACAAGTCTCTTTAGACTTTCAAGAGCACGAGGACATAACTCTTTTGGAAGACGAGATTCTGGTGATGTCTCGATGGTTGAAGATTGAGATGTCATGTCAATCTTATGAGACAGATTGGAAACAGCTGAGATGAGCTCTTTTAATTCCATTTCTTGTGGGCTAAATGCTTGATCCGATACAGGTGTATGGAAATCTTGATGTGTATCAGGATGAATGGGACGGGTATCATCGATACTCTTTTCAATTGAAAGCCCTGCATTGCACATCCCACAACCAATATAGATATGCTAATTTGGTGCATGCAGGAAAAATAATATGGTACAATTACAAACTCATGTTAATACACAAAACTAAGATGCAAATTCATTAATTTTAGGGAACTGTTAACCTATACATCAGTGACCTCagttgaaattatgaaacaaacgATACCTTACCTTGTCTTTTAGCTTGGAACTCTTTCTCAGCTGTTTGTTTTTGCACATCAATGCCTTTTAGCAAATCAACTCGTTTATGGTTGCTGGTATTTTCCCTCTTCCTTAAACTGTAACTACGCTGATTGTCACTTTTTTCCAAGGAATCTAAGGTTGTCTCAGCATCAATTTGAGCATTGGAATGAGACCCCAACTCCTCCTTTTGCTCACCATCCATgttctttcttttccttccagGAAACTTCTCCGGAACGCCATCATTTGCAGAATCACCGGGGTTTCGATCTTCTAACTTCATTTTCCCACCACGTTTTCTACTCCCAACTCTATCTTGCTTCCTCTTCTGAACATCACCATCTGCATCTTCCCCTTCATTATCTATATCAGGTTTTGACTCATTTTCTACATTTGGAACATCATTGTCATTAATAGGGTGTTCTTCCGTCTTCTGGTTCTTCGGTTTTCTGCCACGTCTCTTCTTCTCACCAAGACCCTCATCATCACCGTATTCTTCTTTGAGATTCTCAGCACAAGTTGGAACGCTTGTTCTTACACGCGTTTTCACAGTCATATCAGCAGAATCATCATCACCTTTCTTCTTCCTCGCGATGTTCAAGGCCTCCAGCATGTCCTTTTTAGACTTTCTTCCGCGCTTCTTTTTAACACTAACTTGTTGAACGCAAGAGGAATCTTCAAGCCCATTATCACCACTGTTCAAAAGCTGCTCCTTTTCATCCACATTCACAACTTCCACGCCTTCATCGACCTGGTCCTCGGTAACCGCGCTTGCCGGGAGGTGGTGAGCAGAGTCACCTTCTTGTTTGTGGACATCAAAGTTCGGAACTTTATCGGAAAGGGGCTTCTTCGGTAGGAGTGGAGGCTCCATGGAAGGTTCAAATGTGAAAGCTTGCTTGTGTGGAAGAAAAACTGCACAAAAATTgaacaagaagagaagagaagagagtaaAGTGTGAATGAAGCTTTCTTCCTGTGGGTTTGGTTTGTTTTTTCTGTgtgtcaattttttaaaataacttttaaatatatataatatttagggtaaaatattaaattagtccTTAAGTTTGgcactttttaatttagatatggaAGGAAGAATGGTGTAGGACATTGTTATGGAGTGTATGGGTGCTTTACGTAGTTATGGTGTCAAgagcaaatcggaccctccgatttgtgtttaaaaaattaaaaaaaattgcattacacaaatcggaccgtccgatttgtattttaaacaattaaaaaaatttaataatgaaatcggaccatccgatttttgttttcaaaataaaaaaaattaaaagtacaaatcggaccctccgattttcATTCCCacacaaatcggaccatccgatctgtgttcataatttttttaacaaagaaatcggacagtccgatttCTTCactttatgattcaaaaaaaattatcccACATTCATGTCTAGCACCATCCCACCTCCATACCCATGCACAACACACACATTTTGCATATCCAAAAAAATGAGCCTAAGTTTGGACGTAGtctcatttttgtttttaaaatttaaaaggtcctttgaataaaaaaaaattcatttagatTTAGACTCTGTTTGATAAATAATAgaagctaattttttttttttacttttgaattatcAAAAGTTACAATATTTTTTGATAAGTCATTCTACTACTTTCttcaaaaaaatttacttttcttgactttgtaaaaaatatttcaaCCACCATTTTCACGCTTCAAAAAGCATTGGCCTTTCACCGTCATTTTCAGACAATGTTCCATACTTTCATCTGCTGGAAGTACGGATCCTCGATCACCATTTTCAGGTAATGATTCATCTGCTGGAGGTATTGATCCTCCACTGCCATTTTCGGACAATGTTTCATCTGAACAACCTACTGCAGATATTTTTTCtatgtatttttttatcattttatcactctatttttattattaaatttgtatttaactgtgtggtatgaaatttaagttttaattttaatttttttcacatgtgattttatttttatataacttgctattattttcatagttaattatagcaagttcttgacctcaataaaggagaaggaagttctaataggagtaaaaaaaaaaataaaaaacagcaacaaactatgcattgacacacattttatatttattttttattttcacctaccatatcatacacagTATTAGTCATTAAgttatgtaaaatcaacattcaatattggaaagtatttgttatcatcgttattttaatattcattctcttgtgtaaaaaaaattgtatttttcgagttatttatccaaacgctacaactttaaaataagtacttttataactaaaaatccaaatacaaaataacttatttataaactgcTATTAATAAAAATCCTTATGCTTTAGACTCTTTttccaaaagaacttatttaagttatttacccaAATTGGACCTTAATGTAGTCCCATCGTGAGTCAAAGTGAAATAATTAATGGAATGTCATATATGACAGCAGtataagaacaaaatcgataatttaAAAAACAAGTACAACCTCCCGAGATACAAAATCAATCGTGGatgtatcaatatatttatttatcattcttcttacaatttaaatgaaatattttctatagaactaaagagaatgataaataaatatattgatacatccatggttgattttgtgcatttgaaGCTTGTACTTATTTTCCAAATTATTGACTTTGTTCTTGTACTATTGTCGTGTAAAAAattctgttaattatttaattttaaactcATGGTAGaactaaattaaaactaaataaatttttttttgaattcaaataagatattttaaactTTAAGAACCAAACTAGAATTATACCCAAATATTTATGGTGCTATTCAAAATATATCCTTCTTTATTAAAAACTTAGGTTTTTTGTCGGGCATAGATATTAAACTATCAATATAATGAACATTTTTTTCACTAATCCTGTAGACTGATGGACACATCTATAAGCTTCGTTTATAAATGAGTCTATTTtttctacataaaaaataaatacaaacatttgattatatattttgatattattttaagagttaaTAGTTAAAATCGTCTATGAAAAATATTCTGATCTATATTTTCGTTTTGGAAAaacaaatttaatcaaaattgtcctcgaaagatttaaaattaatcgCGTTAATCCATCTGTCCATTCTGTCACTAACGGCGTTAAATTAGAGCCCCAACCCAACGACCCGACCTGGCGGTCACAGACTCTCATTCTCCTCTATGCATCTCATCTTCCATGCCAGTTTCAACAACTCCTGCTTCTTCGTCAATGTCGTTCTTCCAGTAGTAGTCTTTATTCCAACTTGGCAGTGTCCATGGAAGAACACGAAGAAGACCGACACAAGCAGAACAGATCAGTACAAGTTACAGTGGAAGAAGAGACCATGTTCCCCCAGAAGCCAGCGGTGATGATTGAGGAAGAGAACATAGAGGAATTGGAGGGTGTAACGACAGCGATCTCTCTGCATCATTGGGTGAAGGGTGTTCAGCAAAGCAGCAACTACCTATTCCCAAAATGCCAACCTCTCAATCGAAATCAAATGCTTAACATAAAACTGACAAATCTTTTGATTACCAGCAACACCAGTCCCTGCAGCATTCTCAGCACCACGTTCCTGCTTGTTAATGTCCTCCTTTGTGTGAGGTGCAGGTACCAAATCATAAGGCACGGTAGTCTtgtagtttttatgattttctttggtttCATCTGTGGTGGCAACCATCCTGTTACCATTCTTGGCAAACTTGGAACAAAGATCCTCCATATATTATATCAAAGTTTCAATCTTTGAACAACTGGGACATTCAATAGCATagttaaaatttcgaaaaacaaaaaatggGTATAGAATAGCAAGTGTGTATGTTCATTCAAATCAAGAATCAATAAAGAAGAAGGTTTTCAATGTTGGTggcaaaaagaataataaaaggggagggaagaggaggagaaaagaGATTTTGGGAttggaacaaagaaaagaactGTGGATAAAGATTGGCGGCGGCATGGTAGAGGAACATACAGGGACTGACGGCGACGTGGAACATCTTACAGGACGGCGGCGTGGTGGAGCTTCAGGTAGAATACAAAGAAGTTGTTGAATGTGGGAAGAAGGGAATCCTGTTCTTTGCTGGGTTTGGGTTTAGATTGGATTGAATGCGGGTAGAATCCGAGTCTGGTTTGGGTTGGGTTGTCAAGCTAACGTGCCATGTCAACAAAATTTAACGTCGTTAGTGACAGAATGAACGAAGGGACTAacgtaattaattttaaatctttcaatgacgattttgattaaatttatctTTCGAAAACGAAAATAGAAATCAAAATatctttcaaaaacaattttaactattaactcaTTATTTTAACAATTCTTGTAATACTGTGAAACAATCATAAagtaacttttttaaaattttaaaagactcTGTCAGAGAAAATACTGTACTTTTTCTAAATGCATAGACTAAATTCTAAAAttgttatctttttaatttcttttatcatATCATATTAAAGTACCATAatcttaacaaattaaaattgaattaccCAAATTAAAATAAACGTCATTATatgactaaatattttttttagaatatacaAATTTTCTTTTCCCTAAATTTTTCATATTCCTTTTCATCAATTTGAAAGTCATTAGTTCTTTTTTGTCGCTTTTTTTATATGCCTTTTTACACTCATATTGGGtagaattcattttttcttctactaataactacaaaaaagttaaaataagataaattaataaGCTCTAATaccaaatactaaaaaaaaatataataattcataaCACAAAGTAGATATAAATAGTTACTGTTGATTAAAAAAGATCAAATATAATTCAATCATTTTTTAAGAAAGATTGGGAATTTACAATGTTTCTTCACTTTTTATTGTGACCATGGAAgtggagaatgatgatgaggataATTTGAAAAGAAATAGAGTCTTGAAATAAGGAGTGAGATTTCTATGATAATGGAAGTCGAGAATGATGGTGAGGATTGCTTGGAGAGAACCAGAATTCTAAAATGGTTTCACTAGGAAActaattaggtttaattattctgtaggtctctatagttttatcgaatttttaattacgtttttatactttttttcttttcaattggatccttatatattattttttgtttcaatttagtCTCTGTTAacgttaaacgtcaaaaaaatgttagtaaattgtaaaattacttttatacctttagggactcaattgaaaagaaaaaaaaatatagagacctaattgaaaattcggtaaaactataaataatcaatgaaagatattcatataattctttttattttgtcaatattattctttttactcatttatatacaaattgtaccaAAAATCCCTTTTATCTGTTTGCAGCTTCTTTTTATATCATACTACAGTAGCAGCCAAAATCTTGATCTCAATATAGAACATAGCGGCATGACCTTATTAGCCATATTAGGAATTTATAGGATCACTTCTCAAATCTCAACACAGTTCAATAACTACAATATTTAATTAATGGATCGATTTTCACCCAGAATAActcaattttttgttaaacaAATAGATATAACATACTCTGTCAActaaaaaagaagaaattatCACTATATATTTGAATAATGAGTAGAATCTACTACACTATAATAAATTTAGACAACAATGATTCAAAAAGGCAGACATATGATTTACTTATACAATTCGAACAATTTCAAAACAGAAAACTTATACTGATGATCTAGGTAGAATATTTGAAATTGATACTTCATTGACCAAAGGATTCTTATCAAAAGCATTTGATGTTGGCTTTTCTTTGATCTTTCTTCCAACTGAAAATGCAGGATGATTAGGAATAGGAAGTGTCATTGTCTCACAACCATTGTGGACATTGTTGGCCGATCTACTGCATCTTCTTGTACACACAATAAACCAATATGTAACCTTAGATTTTCAAAGCCAACTAAGCTCTCAATCCACATCTATAATCTAATTATATTACAAACTCtacaagaacataaaattttCCTTCTTTTCCTCTAGATTTAGCAGCAAAGGGTGTTGTGATGCATCTTCTAGTGGCTGTGAATGCTTGGGGACCAGCCAAACTGAAGTTGTTACAACAGTGGACCTCTATGTAAcatttttctcttccttttctcttctagGTAGTTCTATActccttcctcctttcttactatATACGGCAGCAAGATGCTAGTAATAACGATGATGATGCCATATCACGTTTTCAAAAAATGTATATGTGTTAGTGAGATTAAAAGGCCTAAATATGTACCAAAGCAACAACACTAAGTACCTTGATTTTCTTAAGTAGCTCATAGCCTGTCATCCCTGACATGCAATAGTATGTGATAAGCAAATTAACTTTGGACCTCTACAAAGCAAAAATTAATCCAACTATTAGCCCTTCTAAGCAGCTATGTTATATGCAATTAGAGTTACAAAGTTTTGATTCATAATcaggaaaaagagagaagaaaacttACCCCATTTATGGCATTCTGCTCACTATCGGTCAAACCCAAAAACTCCAATTTCTTTGGCTCAAATACTCTTTGAAAGATACGAGTGCAATACAATACATCCTTAATTTTGAAGAATCCATGGATCATAGCCATCAACAAAATTTAGAATATAATTTGAGAAACAAATAGAAGTTACAAATAATTAAGCAAAACTGAAACTGAACTACAAATTCACACAACTTAAGAATTCACAGCTTGAGAGACAAGAactgaaaacaactaaaaaaattgaaaaaaaaaaaacacaatacgAATAAAACACCGCTAAAATATTCACCTTCTCCTTATTCCCAATCTCAGTCAATCAATTCTTCCTCAAAAACCAAGAGATTAAAATGGGACACCAAGATGAAGAAGAAATGTTAAAATATCATCATATCTAGAATATCATTAACTATGTTGATCAACTAACTGTCTAcacaaaagataagaaaatataacAAACACCACAAGTAAAGAGCAATCACAGGTAATTCTTAAATACTTGATATTAGTCATTTGAAGATCTCACCTGTTCTCTAACCCATCAGCCAAATAAGCTCCATAACTCCCCACTGAACCTGAGATTAGAATAGGGTGTTTCTTGAAGATTCTACCATCAGCATCGACACCCGAAGAGCAAAGCAGCAAGGTGAGGTGCGGTCAGACGAGGCGTGGTTTGGCAACGCGATGTGCGGCGCGGCGATCCACGGCGAGAGAACGCGACGGAAGCGACACACCACCAACGCGAAGCAGAGCAGAGCAGACGCTAGGATTCTTTATTTTTGGGACAAAATGCTAAGGGTTAGTTTTGGTATTTTAAAAAGATGGGGtggatttaattaataattataatttaattaggaGAATATTCTATTTTTGAACAGAATATTCCGTTATCTCAAACGATTTTGTCACGGCaagaactaaattaaaaaaaattaaggtataggaacccaattaaaaggaaaaaaaggtaTAAGGACCTAACtgaaaattttgtgaaactataAGGAGCaccagagtaattaaaccaactAATCAAAGATATAGTCAATTAGAgccaactaattttaaaataagagGTCCCttataaaagaaaaggaaaaacaatctttactatttttaatttttcgaattttaaaattaaaaatataaaaaattgacttAAGTTGGCTCCTAATAtagttgattttttaatttttttcgttctAAAATAGCAAATGAGATTTTTTGCGTGACTGCATGAGATTGAATGTAATGAAGTAGAGGGAGATGAAGCAgataaaattgaaagaaagatTATATTATGAAACCTATAATTTGTAATCGAAAAAAATAGacggaaaatattttttatttaaatgtaagTAAAAGATGCCGCctagtaattttttttgttgtaaaattagagtaagataataaatttaattcaataaatttaTCATTGGATTAGACGAGATAGAATTTCTAATTCTTTCATAATTTGAGAAAAAaatcattattataataaataaataaataaataaattccgaTTAGTCAAGTGAAATGGGGAAACGGAGGTAGCATTTTGATGCGGCGCCAACATCATGTTCATACCAATTGTGTGTCAAAACCAAATAAATTTtgtagtgaacattaaagggattttttttattttataattagagAGGAGAgtgtgtttttcttttaaatagaagaaaataaaatttaacaagaaACTGGGAGTGTCATTTTGACGGATTTGTATTCTACCAATCTACCCCGTTCGTAATATATTATAATCCGTCTTCCTTGTATTGTTTGCATGCGTAATACGTGTCTATACTCTATAATCTTTCTATAGTCTCTCTTCAATACTcacattctttctcttcttctcattTTCAATTGCAGCCCCATTTTCAAAGATCGTTCTCTTTCTCCTAAATACCACACTCCAATTTTTTATTTCCTCTTATGTAACTCAAAACAGTTCCTTCTTTTATATTAGAATCTCAGACTCatcatttttaattatatcttcaTCAACATCTTTAAGTAAGTACATTTTTTCGCAATAATGTTTTTAgttagttaaattattttaattactgtaaataaaaataaattaaattagttatcagAAATTAATTTGTGTTAATTAATTCATTGTTAGTAATAATAGTGttgaatttaatattaattagagtcataattttagttaaattaagacgatactaaaatatatttttagtttgtaAACAAAAAcagtatttaatatattattaagatACATTAAACATACTTTATATATAGTACATGTTATTGTAAAAGAATTTAAATACTTAAAGTTAAATATATATGACAATACataaaaacatatattaaaattttcaatatatataattgtatGTTAAATTTGAACATAcgtaaagattttttatttaaattgaaataCGATATATTATATAATGTATGTTGacgaaatatattaaatttattttatttatatatatttttatatattatttaaatatatattttatatatttaaaaataagttaaacacgtttaatataatatgttaatatatattgtttacatatattatttacatgagtataaaatatataagatTTGATGCCATATATTATTTAATGtgtggaatttattttatttaatgaattattaaatttatgttgaataAATGTTAAAGTGGAGTATGTTGTTTatttcaaatagaaaaaaaaatattatatgtaatattatttaaatatatttttatttatttatttaatgttagataaatATTGGATATATGTTAGATAtagtttatataatataatagtcttttttgttttagaaaaaatataaatagaagatgGTTCGTGACATTATGCATCCTGAAGATCACATTGTTGAATACCTTGAACGTTCAccatatgtaattatttttatgtctGTTTCACTACAAAAAAAGAAAGCTAttttaacatgattttttttaacagtcatagttaagtgtaaaaattaatatatatttttgacaaatatcacaaatgtcaaattatctattttttttatttataatttgattgtagaaaattattcctcaattttgacactaatttatttttaacatactCCATTATTCCTTTTTTTCGTTGAGCTCCGTTAATTTTGGCATCACATTGCTCTCAGTTTGGGATCATActactcattcttcatcttcaaaatctcagtttattcttcagtttcaagatctcatctcattttttgttaaaaactttttgttgagaattttttacGGTCAATAAgtatcaaaataaatagtatttttgacggttaataagtatcacaaaaaaatatattctcaaatttttttaacaaattattttttatggccaatatttatcaaaataagatttaaactttttttacaattacttatatgttaaaaatactatttttgacaaaacttttattaacatattttcatagttaaaatagtgtcaaaatttattttttgatgaattttaatttttttgacataTAATAATCCTTAAAAATAGTCCATATTATTGTTGTATTtctctataacaatatataatgataaTACATGGATTTAGTGTCCAaaattcttttccaatttttttccttCCTAATAATCTATCCCATTATACGTCAGTTATTCCATGTTAAAAAACTTTCACTACCTCATCTTCTCTCTTATTATATACATTCACATTCTCTCTTGTCTCGTTAATTCACATCCATAAAACTTCTATAATTATCTCTTTTCCCTCTTACTACTATTTATCATCTCATATTACAGTTACTGCATAATAGaaaaacttttttcttttcttattcatcttttcttgcGTCATTCTTACTTCACTTAAATATAATGTAAAACCTAATATAATTTACTTTTCGTCGTTAAATAAAagtgtcactacaagaaaaagcaatatttgtaacaaaacaaATTGTTACATAAAaacgaaattttgaaacaaatagtttttgtaacaaaaaaagcgGCCATTAcagtaagtcccgttacaaaaagtttttgtaacaaaaaatggaactgttacaatttaAAGtggtattttgtaacaaatttttctgatacaaaaaaccggaagtcgttacaaaagtggtaacaaattttgattttcaaggtatttttggtgacaatctattttttcgtatcataaaattttgttacgaAATGttacttgattttgtaacattttttttctttagttacaaaagcaaattaattattttgtaacaattttttttaatacaaattgcatgcataatttactaaattattttttaaattaactaatatattaactattCTAATAAACAAGTCTACATTcatataatatgcaaaaacatacatTATTCAAAGATGCCTCATTTACCTAAagttgttttaaaacaaaataacattagtgagtacattgattagttctacaagttatatgtcttgcataagttcaaccaaaagttaaaagttctaacatagattagtctttctatgaatcaaaatattcttgaacCCTCAAGATAGCATGTGGTCACCATTTCAACACTCCTGTAGATAAGAAAAATCGAAACAAAAgattagaaacaagatataacactaacTATAATTTTATCCATTAAGTTTTatccaaaatattttaaaaaattttaacagctATGCTTTGATATTCTATGATATATTTAAGATAAAATATGATACCTTCTTTATTTATAACAAACACCTTAAAGTGTTTATCATTACCTGGAAAGTAGGTTACATGAACTTTTCACAAACTTCAATCTGTAGATTCTGCTGTATGAGATTGTTGCTCCTCGAATAAAGTCTGAATTTTCTGCAGTGACCATAAATCACCAGTGCTTAACCAAAATAATATAACCAAAACATACAACTaaatatcttttcttctttctttcttcttgtttttttCCGTCTTTTATTCCCTATTTtccttttaagtttttatttcattttcagtCTCAATCCATACTTAACCTTTGTGTTTCTCCTCATCCTGAAGTTCATGCAGTTGACTACTgcacatataataatatattgtcTTTACTTTTCTACCTTGACAGAGTTTCCAACTTCCTCTAGTTTCTGCAACAGCAGCAGCTCTCCAGAAGTGGAATCTTGTCTCAATGACTTTGAAGGAGACATCTACAGATGAAAGAAACGAATGACAGAGTGAAGGAAAAAAAGAGGATGGATATAATAAGCAAACAACAAGAACAATGGGAGCTATAATCAACACCCTTTAGCAGGTGTGGTTTGTGGAATGTTTTCACATTCCTGGAAATCTTACTTAAAAAATCTTCCCAAGAAAGCAAAACCCTTTTCCCTTACCAAAATATGTGGAGAGTAAAAAAGTGATTATAATTATAACTAAATCTGTCAATTCTGTTGAGACAGTCAAATCCGTTAGTCACAGGCTTTTCAATTCTGTTACTTAGATTCTGTTATCTGTAATAGATGTGTAACTATCAGCTCCAACACAACGATATTTGTACTATGTATTTTCCAACTCAATCATGAAAATAGTATTCAGATAATGTTTGATAATTGGTAATAAACGAGGCAAAATTAGTTGGCACAAAACCGGGAGCAATACAGTTTACACGAGTGTTTGGGGCCATCTCAGCAGCCAAGGCCTATGCAGTATATTACGAATAATTATCAGACTTAAAACAAGAAGATATATGCAGTTTTGTTAGATGTTCAAC
This window harbors:
- the LOC112777633 gene encoding uncharacterized protein encodes the protein MEPPLLPKKPLSDKVPNFDVHKQEGDSAHHLPASAVTEDQVDEGVEVVNVDEKEQLLNSGDNGLEDSSCVQQVSVKKKRGRKSKKDMLEALNIARKKKGDDDSADMTVKTRVRTSVPTCAENLKEEYGDDEGLGEKKRRGRKPKNQKTEEHPINDNDVPNVENESKPDIDNEGEDADGDVQKRKQDRVGSRKRGGKMKLEDRNPGDSANDGVPEKFPGRKRKNMDGEQKEELGSHSNAQIDAETTLDSLEKSDNQRSYSLRKRENTSNHKRVDLLKGIDVQKQTAEKEFQAKRQGLSIEKSIDDTRPIHPDTHQDFHTPVSDQAFSPQEMELKELISAVSNLSHKIDMTSQSSTIETSPESRLPKELCPRALESLKRLVDFSKHTVDEWLNQDDLNNLLSEILSSTLEYHVPISFSKQVQKFKNFINNSLVSHNKLADLKKELSQIETESVHLDVSYASSQKNYKKYETNVAHAAKALDQLVCREEELEKELAGVRADIASLRNRFLKADKRKKDLNRELCEMESTRAELKRKYEKLQIEEREEILVFSSINEERVRLRLELEELLKPYL